In Fusobacterium sp. SYSU M8D902, the following proteins share a genomic window:
- a CDS encoding TlyA family RNA methyltransferase: MKERLDVLLVKRGFYPDKEKAQRAIMAGLVIVDDKKIDKSGTMIKSDKELNIRIKGDSLKYVSRGGLKLEKAVSVFSLDFLGKKVLDVGASTGGFTDCALQNGAEFVYSVDVGTNQLDWKLRNNLQVKSIENMHIKDLTLEDIDNSEIDYIVMDVSFISIRKIIGDLVKFFKPETKLMALIKPQFEVEKEYIEKGGLVKNDDKHIEVIKEIIEYGRAEGLYLEGLDFSPITGTKGNVEYISLFGKDPAKEISVNIDEVVKMGRNLGGSI, encoded by the coding sequence ATGAAAGAGAGATTAGATGTTTTACTTGTAAAAAGAGGTTTTTATCCGGACAAGGAGAAGGCACAAAGAGCAATTATGGCTGGACTTGTAATAGTAGATGATAAAAAAATCGACAAGAGTGGAACTATGATAAAATCAGATAAAGAATTGAACATAAGAATAAAGGGAGATTCTTTAAAATATGTGAGTCGTGGTGGACTGAAGTTAGAGAAGGCTGTATCAGTTTTTTCTCTAGATTTTTTAGGAAAAAAAGTTTTGGATGTGGGAGCATCAACAGGTGGATTTACTGATTGTGCTTTACAAAATGGAGCTGAATTTGTATATTCAGTGGATGTTGGAACAAATCAATTGGATTGGAAATTGAGAAATAATTTACAAGTAAAATCTATAGAAAATATGCATATTAAAGATTTAACTCTTGAAGATATTGACAACAGTGAGATAGATTATATAGTTATGGATGTATCTTTTATATCTATAAGAAAGATAATTGGAGATCTAGTTAAATTTTTTAAACCTGAAACAAAGTTGATGGCTTTGATAAAACCACAATTTGAGGTTGAAAAAGAGTATATAGAAAAAGGTGGACTAGTAAAAAACGACGATAAGCATATAGAGGTTATAAAAGAGATTATAGAGTATGGGAGAGCAGAGGGACTTTATTTAGAAGGACTTGACTTTTCACCTATAACAGGAACTAAAGGAAATGTAGAGTATATTTCACTATTTGGAAAAGATCCAGCAAAAGAGATAAGTGTAAATATAGATGAAGTTGTAAAAATGGGGAGAAATTTAGGAGGGTCAATATGA
- a CDS encoding S41 family peptidase: protein MKCVLKNKLVIILMSALIFTNCFANENSNKDSEESVGFLTNIRQLKELSDIMDVINQNYVGDKKIDRTVLMQGALKGMVDSLEDPHSNYFTKEQLENFQEDIKGKYVGVGMVVQKRVNEPLVVVSPIEDSPGYKAGMKPKDKIIAIDGKSTYNLTSEEAVEKLKGKENTKVKVTVVREGLKEPKEIEITRAVVELKYVKNKMLDEKNKIGYLRLTQFGENVYPDVVKGLEELQKKGMKALVFDLRSNPGGALDQAIKISSMFLKSGKVVSVKSKDGEEQISNREGKYYGDFPLVILINEGSASASEIVAGAIKDNKRGLLIGEKTFGKGSVQTLVNLPDGDGIKLTIAKYYTPSGVCIHGIGIEPDVKVEDKEDYMLFDGMVTNIDEKESKENKKEIIKEVIGEKKAEEFEKHKDIQLDTAVGILKGMLLERK from the coding sequence ATGAAGTGTGTGTTAAAAAATAAGTTGGTGATAATTTTAATGTCAGCACTTATTTTTACTAATTGTTTTGCAAATGAGAACAGTAATAAAGATAGTGAAGAGTCAGTTGGATTTTTAACAAACATCAGACAGTTAAAAGAGTTATCAGATATTATGGATGTTATCAATCAAAATTATGTTGGAGATAAGAAAATAGATAGAACAGTTCTTATGCAAGGAGCTTTGAAAGGGATGGTAGATTCTCTTGAAGACCCACACTCTAACTACTTTACAAAAGAGCAACTAGAAAATTTCCAAGAGGATATAAAAGGAAAGTATGTCGGTGTAGGAATGGTAGTACAAAAAAGAGTTAATGAGCCTCTAGTTGTAGTATCACCTATTGAGGATAGTCCAGGATATAAAGCTGGAATGAAGCCTAAGGATAAGATAATAGCAATAGATGGAAAATCTACATACAATCTTACAAGTGAAGAGGCTGTTGAAAAGTTAAAGGGAAAAGAGAATACAAAGGTAAAAGTTACTGTGGTGAGAGAAGGTTTAAAAGAACCTAAAGAGATAGAGATCACTAGAGCAGTTGTAGAGTTAAAATATGTAAAAAATAAGATGTTAGATGAGAAGAATAAGATAGGGTATCTAAGACTTACTCAATTTGGTGAGAATGTATATCCAGATGTTGTAAAAGGATTGGAGGAGCTACAAAAAAAAGGAATGAAAGCTCTAGTATTTGACCTTAGAAGCAATCCTGGTGGAGCTTTAGATCAAGCAATAAAAATATCATCTATGTTCTTAAAATCGGGTAAAGTAGTAAGTGTAAAATCAAAAGATGGTGAGGAGCAGATATCTAATAGAGAGGGAAAATACTATGGAGATTTTCCTTTGGTAATATTGATTAACGAGGGAAGTGCCTCAGCCTCTGAGATTGTTGCAGGAGCGATTAAAGATAATAAGAGAGGTCTTTTGATAGGTGAAAAAACTTTTGGTAAGGGAAGTGTACAGACATTAGTTAATTTACCTGATGGAGATGGAATAAAACTTACAATAGCTAAGTACTATACACCTAGTGGGGTATGTATTCACGGTATTGGAATAGAGCCAGATGTAAAAGTAGAAGACAAAGAGGATTATATGCTTTTTGATGGAATGGTAACTAATATTGATGAAAAAGAATCAAAAGAAAATAAGAAAGAGATAATAAAAGAAGTTATTGGAGAAAAGAAAGCTGAAGAGTTTGAGAAGCATAAAGATATTCAACTAGATACAGCTGTTGGAATCTTAAAAGGAATGCTTTTAGAAAGAAAATAG
- the rsmI gene encoding 16S rRNA (cytidine(1402)-2'-O)-methyltransferase: MLYIVATPIGNLEDMTLRGIRILKEVNYIFAEDTRVTKKLLNHFEIENTVYRYDEFTKMHQIANIINLLKEGKDIALVTDAGTPCISDPGYELVDAAHKEGLKVVPIPGASALTASASVAGLSMRRFCFEGFLPKKKGRQTLLKSLAEEERTIVIYESPFRIEKTLRDIEQFIGVREVVIIREITKIYEEILRGTTTELIEKLSKNPIKGEIVLLVKGLED; encoded by the coding sequence ATGTTATATATAGTGGCAACACCTATTGGTAACCTTGAAGATATGACTCTAAGAGGTATACGTATTTTAAAAGAGGTAAACTATATCTTTGCTGAAGATACAAGAGTTACTAAGAAATTATTAAACCATTTTGAAATTGAAAATACTGTATATAGATATGATGAGTTCACTAAAATGCACCAGATAGCAAATATAATAAACCTTTTAAAAGAGGGAAAAGATATTGCACTAGTAACTGATGCAGGAACTCCTTGCATATCGGATCCTGGATATGAGCTAGTAGATGCAGCTCACAAAGAGGGATTAAAAGTTGTTCCTATTCCTGGAGCAAGTGCTCTTACAGCTTCAGCTTCTGTAGCTGGATTGAGTATGAGAAGATTTTGTTTTGAGGGATTTTTACCAAAGAAAAAGGGAAGACAAACTCTTTTGAAATCTTTGGCTGAAGAGGAGAGAACAATAGTCATATATGAGTCTCCATTTAGAATAGAGAAGACATTGAGAGATATAGAGCAGTTTATAGGTGTAAGAGAAGTAGTAATAATAAGAGAGATTACTAAGATTTATGAAGAGATATTGAGAGGAACTACTACTGAACTTATTGAGAAATTATCTAAAAATCCAATCAAAGGGGAGATAGTTCTTTTAGTAAAGGGATTGGAAGATTAA
- the ylqF gene encoding ribosome biogenesis GTPase YlqF: MSMTKINWYPGHMKKTKDLIKDNMQLIDIVLEVVDARIPISSKNPDITVFAKNKKRVIVLNKADLVEKKELTYWKKYFKENNFADEVLEISAETGFNVKALYSIIDKVSAEKKEKMMAKGLRKVNTRLMVVGIPNVGKSRLINRIVGKNSTGVGNKPGFTKGKQWVRIKEGLELLDMPGILWPKFESEEVGQNLAITGAIRDEILPIEEIAGILISKMIKYEMWNTLKDRYKLLDEDKSTIMGEILEKIALRGKMFNKGESLNIQQAAYTVLRDYRNCRLGKFGLDK, encoded by the coding sequence ATGTCAATGACAAAGATAAACTGGTATCCTGGACATATGAAAAAGACAAAGGATTTGATAAAGGACAATATGCAACTGATAGATATAGTTTTAGAAGTTGTAGATGCGAGAATACCAATATCAAGTAAAAATCCAGATATAACAGTTTTTGCAAAGAATAAAAAGAGAGTAATAGTTTTAAATAAGGCTGACTTAGTGGAAAAGAAAGAGTTAACTTATTGGAAAAAATACTTTAAAGAGAATAATTTTGCTGATGAAGTGTTAGAGATAAGTGCTGAGACAGGATTCAATGTAAAGGCACTATATTCAATAATAGACAAGGTATCAGCAGAAAAAAAAGAGAAGATGATGGCTAAAGGTCTAAGAAAAGTTAATACTAGATTGATGGTAGTAGGTATTCCAAATGTTGGAAAATCTAGACTTATCAATAGAATTGTTGGAAAAAATAGTACTGGTGTAGGAAATAAACCTGGATTTACTAAAGGAAAACAATGGGTAAGAATAAAAGAGGGATTAGAACTTTTAGATATGCCTGGAATACTATGGCCAAAATTTGAAAGCGAAGAGGTTGGACAAAACCTTGCTATTACAGGAGCAATAAGAGATGAGATTCTTCCAATAGAGGAGATTGCAGGAATATTGATTTCTAAGATGATAAAGTATGAGATGTGGAATACATTGAAAGATAGATACAAGCTTTTAGATGAGGATAAGAGTACAATAATGGGTGAAATATTAGAAAAAATAGCTCTTAGAGGAAAGATGTTCAATAAAGGTGAGAGCTTGAATATTCAACAAGCAGCTTATACTGTACTTAGAGATTATAGAAACTGTAGACTTGGAAAATTCGGTCTAGATAAGTAG
- a CDS encoding NAD+ synthase, translating to MEKLSVDLEVLEEILVNFLREEATKVGFKKVVLGLSGGIDSALVAFLAAKAFGPENVLGIMMPYKTSSKESVEHAKLVVEKTGIKSKLIEITPMVDAYFQMNPEMNSLRKGNKMARERMSILFDHSAAENALVLGTSNKTELLLGYGTQFGDSASAINSIGDLYKTHVWELSRHMGVPNELIDKKPSADLWEGQTDEQELGYSYLMADEILYRFVEERKSIDEIVQEGYPLEIVEKIVRRTKIMQYKRVMPVIAKVFPRGIGTGFRYPRDWGV from the coding sequence ATGGAAAAGCTAAGTGTAGATTTAGAAGTTTTAGAAGAGATACTTGTTAATTTTTTAAGAGAAGAAGCAACAAAAGTTGGATTTAAGAAGGTAGTTTTAGGATTATCAGGAGGAATAGATTCAGCATTAGTAGCTTTTTTAGCAGCAAAAGCTTTTGGTCCAGAGAATGTTTTGGGAATAATGATGCCATATAAGACATCTAGTAAAGAGAGTGTTGAACACGCAAAGCTTGTAGTTGAAAAAACAGGAATAAAAAGTAAATTGATAGAGATAACTCCAATGGTGGATGCATATTTTCAAATGAACCCAGAGATGAACAGTCTTAGAAAAGGAAATAAAATGGCAAGAGAGAGAATGTCAATACTTTTTGATCACTCAGCTGCAGAGAATGCTTTAGTATTAGGAACTTCAAATAAAACAGAGCTACTTTTAGGATATGGAACACAGTTTGGAGATTCAGCTTCAGCAATAAATTCAATAGGAGATCTATACAAAACTCATGTATGGGAGTTATCGAGACATATGGGAGTTCCAAATGAATTGATAGATAAGAAACCTAGTGCAGATCTGTGGGAAGGACAAACTGATGAACAGGAGTTGGGATACTCTTATCTTATGGCTGATGAGATCCTATACAGATTTGTAGAGGAGAGAAAGAGCATAGATGAGATTGTTCAAGAGGGTTATCCTTTGGAAATTGTTGAAAAAATAGTTAGAAGAACTAAGATAATGCAGTATAAACGTGTTATGCCTGTAATAGCTAAGGTATTTCCTAGAGGAATAGGAACAGGATTTAGATATCCAAGAGATTGGGGAGTTTAG